A single region of the Gemmata palustris genome encodes:
- a CDS encoding RidA family protein, with protein sequence MNPTQRKIVSERAAEPVGAYPHARQVGNLLFLSGIGPRERGSKVIPGVKMDEAGTVLDYDIVEEAKSVFRNIRFILEDAGSSWENIVDVTVFLTSIERDFKRFNEIYREHFGSIEPCRTTVEVNRLPTPIHVELKVIATID encoded by the coding sequence ATGAACCCCACTCAGCGCAAGATCGTTTCGGAGCGCGCGGCGGAGCCGGTCGGCGCGTACCCGCACGCGCGGCAAGTCGGCAACCTGCTGTTCCTGTCCGGGATCGGGCCGCGTGAGCGCGGGAGCAAGGTGATCCCCGGCGTTAAGATGGACGAAGCGGGAACCGTGCTCGACTACGACATTGTGGAAGAGGCGAAGTCGGTGTTCCGCAACATCCGGTTCATCCTCGAAGATGCGGGAAGTTCGTGGGAGAACATCGTCGATGTGACGGTGTTCCTCACATCCATTGAACGCGACTTCAAGCGATTTAACGAAATCTATCGCGAGCACTTCGGCAGTATCGAACCGTGCCGCACGACAGTCGAGGTCAACCGGTTACCGACGCCCATTCACGTCGAACTCAAGGTCATCGCCACCATCGACTAA
- a CDS encoding aldehyde dehydrogenase encodes MSERERLQNYIDGRFVAPVRGEYLPVYEPATGHQFAEVASSDRADVDAACIAAERAARGWRETPVEKRAAILDAIANKLEAQLDRFASAESKDNGKPVSLARAVDIPRAVSNFRFFAGAIQHFASECHPTSADVLNYTLRTPLGVVGCISPWNLPLYLFTWKIAPALAAGNCVVAKPSEITPVTATMFAELCGEAGLPPGVLNLVHGTGPEVGEAICAHPTTKAISFTGGTKTGARIASVAAPLFKKLSLELGGKNPVLVFDDCAFDEMLATTLRSSFSNQGEICLCGSRIFVQDAIYERFKTEFVARAKKLRVSDPLEPTTEQGALVSEQHHAKVRSYLDLARKEGGTILCGGEVISPPGRCANGWFLSPAVIEGLPHNCRTSQEEIFGPVASLYRFKTEDEAVALANDTPYGLASVVWTRSLDRAHRVAGNLHAGITWVNCWMVRDLRTPFGGVKQSGVGREGGWEALRFFTEPKNVCLKLS; translated from the coding sequence GTGTCTGAGCGCGAGCGCCTGCAGAACTACATCGATGGGCGGTTCGTCGCGCCGGTGCGCGGTGAGTACCTGCCCGTCTACGAACCCGCGACCGGGCACCAGTTCGCTGAGGTCGCGTCGTCCGATCGGGCGGACGTGGACGCCGCGTGCATCGCGGCCGAGCGCGCGGCCCGCGGGTGGCGCGAGACGCCGGTCGAGAAGCGCGCGGCGATCCTCGACGCGATCGCGAACAAACTGGAAGCACAACTCGACCGCTTCGCCAGCGCGGAATCGAAGGACAACGGCAAGCCGGTGTCACTAGCGCGGGCCGTGGACATCCCGCGCGCGGTGTCGAACTTCCGGTTCTTCGCGGGGGCGATTCAGCACTTCGCGAGCGAGTGCCACCCGACGTCCGCCGACGTGCTGAACTACACGCTCCGCACCCCGCTCGGCGTGGTGGGGTGCATTTCGCCGTGGAACCTTCCGCTGTATCTGTTCACGTGGAAGATTGCTCCCGCACTCGCGGCCGGCAACTGCGTGGTCGCGAAGCCGAGCGAAATCACGCCCGTTACCGCCACAATGTTCGCGGAGTTGTGCGGCGAGGCGGGATTACCGCCGGGCGTGCTGAACCTCGTTCACGGCACCGGTCCCGAGGTGGGTGAAGCGATCTGCGCGCACCCGACCACCAAGGCCATTTCGTTCACCGGGGGAACGAAGACCGGCGCGCGGATCGCCTCCGTCGCAGCGCCCCTGTTCAAGAAGCTCTCGCTCGAACTCGGCGGGAAGAACCCGGTCCTCGTTTTTGATGATTGCGCGTTCGACGAAATGCTCGCGACCACGCTGCGCTCGTCCTTCAGCAACCAGGGTGAAATCTGCCTGTGCGGGTCGCGCATCTTCGTGCAGGACGCGATCTACGAGCGCTTCAAAACGGAGTTCGTGGCCCGGGCGAAGAAGCTCCGCGTCAGCGACCCGCTGGAGCCAACGACCGAACAGGGTGCGCTCGTTTCCGAACAGCACCACGCGAAGGTGCGCAGCTACCTCGACCTGGCGCGCAAAGAGGGCGGTACGATCCTCTGTGGCGGCGAAGTGATCTCTCCCCCAGGTCGATGTGCGAACGGCTGGTTCCTGTCGCCCGCAGTGATCGAGGGGTTGCCACACAATTGCCGCACGAGCCAGGAAGAGATCTTCGGCCCGGTCGCGTCGCTGTACCGCTTCAAGACCGAAGACGAGGCGGTCGCGCTCGCGAACGACACGCCCTACGGCCTCGCGTCCGTGGTATGGACGCGCTCGCTGGACCGCGCCCACCGCGTCGCCGGGAATCTGCACGCGGGGATCACCTGGGTGAATTGCTGGATGGTTCGTGATTTGAGAACGCCCTTCGGTGGGGTAAAACAGTCGGGCGTCGGGCGCGAGGGCGGGTGGGAAGCGCTCCGCTTCTTCACCGAGCCGAAGAACGTGTGTCTCAAATTGTCGTGA
- a CDS encoding SDR family oxidoreductase, translating to MNDLAGKKALVCGGSQGIGLAAARELAARGADVTVLARSEPTSEDTFAFLRADLQQIEDLIPALERQLQSAPAFSILVNNSGGPPPGPIVDATPEQFLTAFKQQVLAAHLLAQWTLPAMKAQGYGRIINVVSTSVREPIEGLGVSNTIRGATASWAKTLSREVGKFGVTVNNVLPGATRTGRLEAIIKRKSGASGTPQEEVEAKMRAEIPAGRFAEPSEIGAVIAFLASPAAGYISGVSVPVDGGRLHCV from the coding sequence ATGAACGACCTCGCTGGCAAGAAGGCACTGGTGTGCGGCGGATCGCAGGGCATCGGCCTCGCGGCGGCGCGCGAACTCGCGGCACGCGGAGCGGATGTAACTGTGCTCGCGCGATCCGAGCCAACGAGCGAAGACACGTTCGCGTTTCTGCGCGCGGACCTGCAACAAATCGAAGACCTGATTCCCGCACTGGAGAGGCAGTTACAATCCGCGCCGGCGTTCAGCATTCTCGTGAACAATAGTGGCGGTCCGCCTCCCGGTCCCATTGTGGACGCGACACCCGAACAGTTCCTCACGGCGTTCAAGCAACAGGTTCTCGCCGCGCACTTACTCGCGCAATGGACGTTGCCCGCAATGAAGGCGCAGGGGTACGGCCGCATCATCAACGTCGTCTCCACGAGCGTCCGCGAGCCGATCGAGGGATTGGGCGTGTCGAACACGATCCGCGGCGCGACCGCGTCGTGGGCGAAAACGCTGTCGCGCGAGGTCGGCAAGTTCGGCGTTACGGTGAACAACGTGCTCCCCGGCGCCACGCGGACCGGGCGCCTGGAGGCGATCATCAAGCGGAAGTCGGGTGCGAGCGGCACCCCCCAGGAAGAAGTCGAAGCCAAAATGCGCGCGGAGATCCCGGCCGGCCGGTTCGCCGAGCCGAGCGAGATCGGGGCCGTGATCGCGTTCCTCGCGTCGCCTGCGGCGGGGTACATTTCCGGCGTGAGTGTTCCGGTTGACGGCGGGAGGTTGCACTGTGTCTGA
- a CDS encoding DUF1501 domain-containing protein, protein MSNLFPCGLTRRELIWEMGGGFAGVALAGMLASESCASDMSASAGSPLAPKKPHFPTKVKSCIFLMMNGGPSQVDTFDPKPELEKYAGKEIPKDKKFINSGGRKIGYLTPAFRKFRPGGKSGLPVSDYFPKVREHADKLAVIRSCHTDSHAHGSALVMMNTGKTFIGRPSLGSWAVYGLGTANQDLPGYVVLMDKRGGPISGQPNWSSGFISAAYSGTLFRPSGDPILDLRGPAHLTKDVQKEQLDLLAQLNQQHMDARPGGRELAARAASYELAYRMQSATPDAVDLTKESAKTLEMYGVGQKPTDEFGRNCIIARRLVERGVRFVQLYSGGGHLEDTWDAHAGIESNHGKHAAEVDQPIAALLADLQSRGLLDQTLIVWGGEFGRMPFSEGKNEPGRNHNPYGFSMWLAGGGVKGGTAYGATDDLGFEAVEKKVHIHDLHATILHLMGLDHEKLTYFHQGRHERLTDVYGNVVKDIIA, encoded by the coding sequence ATGTCCAACCTCTTCCCCTGTGGTCTAACGCGGCGCGAACTCATTTGGGAAATGGGCGGCGGGTTCGCCGGAGTCGCGCTCGCGGGGATGCTCGCGTCCGAATCGTGTGCGTCGGACATGTCCGCCAGCGCCGGCTCGCCACTCGCGCCCAAGAAACCGCACTTCCCAACGAAGGTGAAGAGCTGCATCTTCCTCATGATGAACGGCGGGCCGTCGCAGGTCGATACCTTCGACCCGAAGCCGGAACTGGAGAAGTACGCGGGCAAGGAGATCCCGAAGGACAAGAAGTTCATCAACTCCGGCGGGCGGAAGATCGGGTACCTGACGCCCGCGTTCCGCAAGTTCCGACCGGGCGGCAAGAGTGGGCTGCCCGTCTCGGACTACTTCCCCAAGGTGCGCGAGCACGCGGACAAGCTCGCGGTGATTCGCTCGTGCCACACGGACAGCCACGCGCACGGCTCGGCGCTGGTGATGATGAACACGGGGAAGACGTTCATCGGTCGGCCTTCGCTCGGGAGTTGGGCGGTGTACGGCCTCGGCACCGCGAACCAGGACTTGCCCGGCTACGTGGTGCTGATGGACAAGCGCGGCGGGCCGATTAGCGGGCAGCCGAACTGGTCGAGCGGGTTCATTTCGGCCGCGTACTCGGGCACGCTGTTCCGGCCCTCGGGCGACCCCATTCTCGACCTGCGCGGTCCCGCGCATCTCACAAAAGACGTGCAGAAGGAACAGCTCGACCTGCTCGCACAACTCAACCAGCAGCACATGGACGCTCGCCCCGGCGGGCGCGAACTGGCCGCACGTGCCGCGAGCTACGAGTTGGCCTACCGGATGCAGTCGGCGACCCCGGACGCGGTCGACCTCACGAAAGAGTCGGCGAAAACGCTGGAGATGTACGGGGTGGGCCAAAAGCCCACCGACGAGTTCGGGCGGAACTGCATCATCGCGCGCCGATTGGTGGAACGCGGGGTGCGGTTCGTGCAACTCTACAGCGGCGGCGGGCACCTCGAAGACACGTGGGACGCGCACGCGGGCATCGAATCGAATCACGGTAAGCACGCGGCCGAGGTCGATCAGCCGATCGCCGCACTGCTCGCCGACCTCCAATCGCGCGGCCTGCTCGATCAGACACTGATCGTGTGGGGCGGTGAATTCGGGCGGATGCCGTTCAGCGAGGGGAAGAACGAACCGGGCCGCAACCACAACCCCTACGGGTTCTCGATGTGGCTCGCGGGCGGGGGCGTGAAGGGCGGCACCGCCTACGGTGCGACCGACGACCTCGGCTTCGAGGCGGTCGAGAAGAAGGTCCACATTCACGACCTGCACGCGACCATCCTTCACCTGATGGGCCTCGACCACGAAAAGCTGACGTACTTCCACCAGGGCCGCCACGAGCGCCTGACCGATGTGTACGGCAACGTGGTGAAGGACATTATTGCGTAG
- a CDS encoding PSD1 and planctomycete cytochrome C domain-containing protein encodes MRLLAIISSALLVPATSSAAAPDFDKDVVAVLGARCLDCHSGADPKGGLDLTRKDAVLGKSGSVTPGKPDASELWKRVASDEMPPKKPLSAQEKAVLKEWIASGAKWGTDPIDPFAASTANRAGRDWWSLRPVTRPKVPDAPGAKTPVPNTIDRFVLAKLRDNGMSLAPPADRRALIRRAYFDLLGIPPTYEETEAFANDKAPNAYERLIDKLLASEHYGERWGRYWLDVARFAETCGYERDQVKPDVWKYRDWVIKAFNTDMPYDRFVQEQLAGDELPNANANTTVATGFIRLGTWNDEPNDPNEYKYDRLEDMVGATSTAFLGMTVKCARCHDHKFDAIRQTDYYRMAGVFWAGFIEPGPREHLGGPDAKALGHNGVFGWTDRGKDVPPIKLLKKGDPNRPGAVVEPGHLSMIAALDKPLTVPPAGASTTTRRLQLAQWITNPQNPLTARVWVNRVWQYHFGQGLVRTPDNFGFTGDKPTHSELLDWLASEFVQGGYTTKRLHRLIMLSDTYRQSSIHPKQDEYARRDAGNKFWWHAERRRLDAEALRDTLLFAGGNLKLDKIGGPSFAPEIPPDALEGLSMKGNAWKASPAAEQGRRSVYIFAKRGLLPPLLTTFDLPDTTLPSCQRDVTTVPTQSLALLNNPFVHEQSAALAKRIGIKKESKEQVICVWRSALGRDPRDAEVAAALVHLEKQAKTFASRPDPALDALASLCHVLLNTNEFMYVD; translated from the coding sequence ATGCGGCTGCTCGCCATCATCTCGTCCGCCCTCCTCGTTCCCGCCACGAGTTCCGCCGCCGCGCCCGACTTCGATAAGGACGTGGTCGCGGTCCTGGGGGCGCGGTGCCTCGATTGCCACTCCGGGGCCGACCCGAAGGGCGGGCTGGACCTCACGCGCAAGGACGCCGTCCTCGGTAAGAGCGGGTCCGTCACGCCGGGCAAGCCCGATGCGAGCGAATTGTGGAAGCGGGTCGCGTCCGACGAGATGCCGCCCAAAAAGCCGTTGTCCGCGCAGGAAAAAGCGGTGCTGAAGGAGTGGATCGCGAGCGGCGCGAAGTGGGGAACCGATCCCATCGACCCGTTCGCCGCGAGCACGGCGAACCGCGCCGGGCGCGACTGGTGGAGCCTCCGGCCCGTCACGCGCCCGAAGGTTCCCGACGCGCCGGGTGCCAAAACCCCAGTTCCCAACACCATCGACCGCTTCGTTCTCGCGAAACTCCGTGACAACGGGATGTCACTTGCCCCGCCCGCGGACCGGCGCGCGCTCATCCGCCGCGCGTATTTCGACCTGCTCGGCATTCCACCGACTTACGAGGAGACCGAAGCGTTCGCGAACGACAAGGCGCCGAACGCATACGAACGACTGATCGACAAACTGCTCGCGAGCGAGCACTACGGCGAGCGCTGGGGTCGGTACTGGCTCGACGTCGCGCGGTTCGCGGAGACGTGCGGGTACGAGCGCGACCAGGTGAAACCGGACGTGTGGAAGTACCGCGACTGGGTCATTAAGGCGTTCAACACCGACATGCCTTACGATCGCTTCGTGCAAGAGCAACTCGCAGGGGACGAGTTGCCGAACGCCAACGCGAACACCACCGTCGCGACCGGCTTCATCCGGCTCGGCACCTGGAACGACGAGCCGAACGACCCGAACGAGTACAAGTACGACCGGCTCGAAGACATGGTGGGCGCGACGAGCACCGCGTTTCTCGGGATGACGGTGAAGTGTGCCCGGTGCCACGACCACAAGTTCGATGCGATCCGCCAGACCGATTACTACCGTATGGCGGGCGTGTTCTGGGCGGGGTTCATTGAACCGGGACCGCGCGAGCACCTCGGCGGACCGGACGCAAAGGCCCTCGGGCATAACGGCGTGTTCGGCTGGACCGATCGCGGTAAAGATGTCCCGCCGATCAAGCTCTTGAAGAAGGGCGATCCGAACCGCCCCGGCGCGGTCGTCGAACCGGGCCACCTGTCGATGATCGCGGCACTCGACAAGCCGCTCACAGTTCCGCCCGCGGGCGCAAGCACAACCACCCGCCGGCTCCAACTCGCACAGTGGATCACGAACCCCCAAAACCCGCTCACCGCGCGCGTCTGGGTGAACCGCGTGTGGCAGTACCACTTCGGGCAGGGGCTGGTGCGCACGCCGGATAACTTCGGCTTCACCGGTGACAAGCCGACGCACTCCGAACTGCTCGACTGGCTCGCGAGCGAGTTCGTTCAAGGGGGCTACACGACAAAACGGCTCCACCGGCTCATCATGCTCTCGGACACCTACCGCCAATCTTCCATTCACCCGAAGCAGGACGAGTACGCGCGCCGCGATGCGGGGAATAAATTCTGGTGGCACGCGGAGCGCCGGCGGCTCGATGCGGAAGCGCTACGCGACACGCTCCTCTTCGCGGGCGGCAATCTGAAGTTGGACAAGATCGGCGGGCCGAGTTTCGCGCCCGAGATCCCGCCGGACGCACTGGAAGGGCTCTCCATGAAGGGCAACGCATGGAAGGCGTCACCGGCAGCGGAGCAGGGGCGGCGCAGCGTGTACATCTTCGCGAAGCGCGGGCTGTTACCGCCGTTACTGACCACGTTCGACCTCCCGGACACGACGCTCCCGAGCTGCCAGCGCGACGTGACGACCGTACCCACGCAGTCGCTCGCGCTGCTCAACAACCCGTTCGTTCACGAACAAAGTGCGGCGCTCGCGAAACGGATCGGCATCAAGAAAGAATCCAAAGAACAAGTGATTTGTGTCTGGCGCAGCGCACTCGGGCGCGACCCACGCGACGCGGAGGTGGCCGCTGCGCTCGTACACCTGGAGAAGCAGGCGAAGACGTTCGCGAGCCGCCCGGACCCGGCCCTCGATGCACTCGCCTCGCTGTGCCACGTGCTGCTGAATACCAACGAATTCATGTACGTTGATTGA
- a CDS encoding DinB family protein, with protein sequence MDRALIDAYESAPATLRVAVSGLTREELTARPGPGAWSIMEVVSHIADSDAISIDRMKRIVIEDNPPLLYADETAYVERLFPHDQDLEDALTLLEVGRRQWARVLRRLPDSAFARAGLHNRRGTVTLGTLVGDYVAHIDDHLKFIHGKRANLGKPV encoded by the coding sequence ATGGATCGTGCCCTTATTGATGCGTATGAATCCGCGCCGGCAACGCTCCGCGTCGCGGTGAGCGGGCTGACCCGCGAGGAGCTAACCGCTCGCCCCGGACCGGGCGCGTGGTCGATTATGGAAGTAGTCAGTCACATCGCGGACAGTGACGCGATCAGCATCGACCGGATGAAACGGATCGTCATTGAGGACAACCCGCCGCTCCTCTATGCCGACGAAACCGCTTACGTCGAGCGCCTTTTCCCGCACGATCAAGACCTGGAGGACGCGCTCACGCTGCTCGAGGTGGGGCGCAGACAATGGGCACGGGTGCTCCGACGCTTGCCGGATTCGGCGTTCGCGCGAGCGGGACTGCACAACCGGCGCGGGACCGTCACGCTCGGTACGCTCGTCGGTGACTACGTCGCCCACATCGACGATCACCTCAAGTTCATTCACGGCAAGCGGGCCAACCTCGGCAAACCCGTGTAA